A portion of the Ailuropoda melanoleuca isolate Jingjing chromosome 18, ASM200744v2, whole genome shotgun sequence genome contains these proteins:
- the XKR5 gene encoding LOW QUALITY PROTEIN: XK-related protein 5 (The sequence of the model RefSeq protein was modified relative to this genomic sequence to represent the inferred CDS: inserted 2 bases in 2 codons) translates to MGPHLLLQTHVFLASDFTDIVPGVSALCSWCALAWALVCYACCMGSIKPGHPSTPWAALFCQQLWRMGMLGARVLSLVLFFRAYHIWVLAFGGAHWLAMTFWLVAQQSDIIDSTCPWRLFNLLXGAVYILCHLSFWDSPSRHRMAVFYVIMLLENIILLLLATDFLQGASQTSLWTVAGVLFGFLIGSASLVTYYSLLHPRSPNIWRSCGWQSCAIAAGPAAERPGSPGTRQEESHEFSGLEKAPSPLWGPAEARLESQTAQEDSFLSHHHWLLVKLALKTGNVSKINAAFGEDSPGGFHPPAWGWNQHYTKQRTPLFSQQELPLSPQGPLSSEKGSEFQGVPNSEVDLLETSSFVSFASDSHDPAPAQRQSAAPREHSPREGAGAISPLQSRGAGGRRGGEGQESSTLYFSAMAEGAPSSPQEGRQATLQTPHSETRAESSPWLATQPFPATMADISPILGXGPCRKLLPPAGLVGRAWGSSEQGEQQEPTRDRNLPATAGTRTSLPKASLRPADQPYLTSTPKCEAARGDCSWTARLRTKLTVFI, encoded by the exons ATGGGGCCCCACCTGCTGCTCCAGACGCATGTTTTCCTCGCCTCGGACTTCACAGATATCGTGCCAG GCGTGAGCGCCCTGTGCTCCTGGTGCGCGCTGGCCTGGGCCCTGGTGTGCTATGCTTGCTGCATGGGCTCCATAAAGCCAGGTCACCCGTCCACACCGTGGGCCGCCCTCTTCTGCCAGCAGCTCTGGAGGATGGGCATGTTGGGGGCCCGTGTCCTGAGTCTGGTCCTCTTCTTCAGAGCTTACCACATCTGGGTTTTGGCTTTTGGAG GTGCCCACTGGCTGGCGATGACCTTCTGGCTCGTGGCACAGCAGAGTGACATCATCGACAGCACCTGCCCCTGGAGGCTGTTCAACCTGC GTGGGGCTGTGTACATCCTCTGCCACCTCAGCTTCTGGGACAGCCCTTCCAGACATCGGATGGCCGTGTTCTATGTG ATTATGCTGTTGGAGAACATCATCCTTTTGCTGTTAGCCACTGACTTTCTCCAGGGGGCCTCCCAGACCAGCCTGTGGACCGTAGCTGGAGTCTTGTTCGGATTTCTGATTG GCAGTGCGTCGCTGGTAACCTATTACAGCCTGCTGCACCCGAGGTCCCCCAACATCTGGCGCAGCTGCGGCTGGCAGTCCTGCGCCATCGCAGCGGGTCCCGCGGCGGAGAGGCCGGGCAGCCCGGGCACACGCCAGGAAGAAAGTCACGAGTTCTCCGGTCTGGAGAAGGCCCCCAGCCCACTGTGGGGACCggcagaggccaggctggaaAGCCAGACTGCTCAGGAGGATTCTTTCCTCAGTCATCATCACTGGCTGTTGGTGAAACTTGCCCTAAAAACAGGAAATGTATCTAAGATCAATGCAGCCTTTGGAGAAGACAGTCCTGGTGGCTTCCACCCCCCTGCATGGGGCTGGAACCAGCACTACACCAAGCAGAGGACGCCCCTGTTTTCCCAGCAAGAGCTCCCACTGTCCCCCCAGGGCCCCCTGTCCTCAGAGAAAGGCTCTGAGTTTCAGGGTGTCCCGAACTCAGAAGTGGACCTATTGGAAACCTCCAGTTTCGTCTCTTTTGCCAGCGACAGTCAcgacccagctcctgcccagaGGCAGTCAGCCGCACCGAGGGAGCACAGCCCGAGGGAAGGAGCCGGAGCTATCTCTCCACTGCAGAGCAGGGGTGCGGGTGGGCGGAGAGGAGGTGAAGGGCAGGAGAGCTCCACGCTGTACTTCAGTGCCATGGCCGAGGGGGCCCCATCCTCAccccaggaaggcaggcaggcaactCTGCAGACACCCCACTCTGAGACGAGGGCAGAGTCCTCACCCTGGCTGGCCACACAGCCCTTCCCTGCCACTATGGCCGACATCAGCCCCATCCTGG CCGGGCCCTGCCGGAAGCTTCTGCCACCCGCAGGCCTcgtgggcagggcctggggcagctcagagcagggggagcagcaggagcccACGAGGGACCGGAACCTTCCTGCCACTGCTGGGACGCGGACATCATTGCCAAAGGCGAGCCTGCGGCCCGCAGACCAGCCTTACCTCACGTCCACTCCCAAGTGTGAGGCTGCCCGTGGGGACTGCAGCTGGACGGCCCGGCTGAGGACCAAGCTGACCGTCTTCATCTGA